From a single Notolabrus celidotus isolate fNotCel1 chromosome 7, fNotCel1.pri, whole genome shotgun sequence genomic region:
- the LOC117816050 gene encoding trypsin-like, giving the protein MGGMTRLLLLLLWVGVTVSTAVDLQKRIIGGQTCGNGERQYHVKLIGNDGTHNFLCGGSLISDQWILTAAHCKQKEITAYLGVHPGLGPGTPGATNKHKTFKKWKYIFFKEKHDIMLLKLEKTTTIQPVDPPDCSKRPTVGKMVQVAGHGPTTLGPNGKRVPGESDTLQCVELEIVANSYKNCLDKSDYMKKYGESHFKLYQSQGKDISLGDSGGGVVYNNMIYGVNAFTRSGTYGCVAPAGFVDVCEYKEWIEKTAGIKFEPRVAGQPNSG; this is encoded by the exons ATGGGTGGCATGACAcgtcttctcctccttttgCTGTGGGTTG GTGTCACAGTGAGCACAGCTGTGGATCTGCAGAAGAGAATCATTGGGGGTCAAACATGTGGAAATGGAGAGCGTCAGTACCATGTGAAGTTGATTGGAAATGATGGGACCCATAACTTCTTGTGCGGTGGCTCTCTGATCAGTGACCAGTGGATCCTGACTGCAGCTCACTGCAAGCAGAA GGAAATAACAGCATATTTAGGTGTGCATCCAGGTTTAGGTCCAGGAACACCAGGCGCGACAAATAAGCACAAGACCTTTAAGAAATGGAAGtatattttctttaaagagAAACATGACATCATGCTGCTGAAGCTAGAAAAAACCACCACTATTCAACCTGTAGACCCGCCTGACTGTAGCAAACGCCCCACTGT TGGTAAGATGGTTCAGGTTGCAGGTCATGGACCAACAACTCTGGGTCCTAATGGCAAGAGAG TACCTGGTGAATCAGACACACTCCAGTGTGTAGAACTTGAAATTGTAGCCAATTCATACAAAAACTGTTTGGACAAATCAGATTATATGAAAAAATATGGCGAAAGTCACTTTAAACTTTACCAATCTCAGGGAAAGGATATATCTCTG GGTGACTCTGGTGGTGGAGTGGTGTACAACAACATGATTTATGGTGTCAATGCTTTCACACGTAGTGGTACCTATGGCTGTGTTGCACCTGCTGGATTCGTGGACGTCTGTGAATACAAGGAATGGATTGAAAAGACTGCTGGTATCAAATTTGAGCCCAGAGTCGCGGGACAACCAAATAGTGGCTAA